A part of Gramella sp. MAR_2010_147 genomic DNA contains:
- a CDS encoding triple tyrosine motif-containing protein: MNIKLTIVFLLFTFLGSFAQELPPVVNFGPNQYSAGNQNWMIAQDEDKNFYFANSTGLLEYNGENWNLYPVPNNTIVRSLKVVGDRIYTGAYMEAGYWERDDFGKLKYTSLVPKFSNTINDGEQFWDIEFLDDLVIFRSFAGIYFFNPLQDELTKMENPLGKPVSGIFKLDNELYFQLVGAGLFKFSNGIPEAIIPFDQIGERAIMHLYKKDKELGVISGRSEFFTWNGTRLIKEDQQFNRELGNPNILDVVDLENGGIVMGTVGKGVVQLDANGAIVNIFNQENILMNNTVLDLFLDDSGKVWAGLDYGISSIDLNSTFRSFQDNRGEIGSVYASFEINGNLYLGTNQGLYLRKEGRNNFQLIKGTEGQVWFIDSVGQNILCGHNNGTFLINEGRATKICDRLGTWIVKEYKDGVFIQGHYNGISFLRQTNENLEATPMLENFPHSSKFIEINNDGNIWISNEHKGVFKLQINDSLSQIANVENYTFSKESGITSSLFHFNDTLYYSSRETIYKYLNDLNKFSKENRLNTVISGINRVSGKMISEGREQKLWGFGDEGIFYIEPAKLSKNYNLTSVFIEQDFRNIAIGYENISKFEDSQYLLGIANGYIKFKDPNAGPRDISVRLNKIEVSALDAIAQRVRISEYTEFDFKHNNIAFHFSAPVHEKYQESLYSYRLIGLSPNWSTWSESPEANFKNLDFGDYTFEVKAKIGDYETPIANYKFAIDRPFYLRTFALIGYLIIFLLILLLVHILNKRHHLKNVAENERALKMKNLEAEQEIIKLKNEKLEQDMANKNRELAVSTMSLIKKNEFLTSIKDKLKESEDSTKIHSVIKTIDKDISEEDNWKFFKKAFSNADKDFFRKIKSKHPGLTSNDLKLCAYLRLNLSSKEIAPLLNISVKSVEIKRYRLRKKMDLDRETNLTDYILDL; this comes from the coding sequence TTGAATATTAAGCTCACTATAGTATTTCTTCTTTTTACTTTCCTGGGAAGCTTCGCACAGGAATTGCCTCCTGTGGTTAATTTTGGCCCTAATCAATACTCTGCAGGGAACCAGAACTGGATGATCGCACAGGATGAGGATAAGAATTTTTATTTTGCAAATAGTACCGGATTACTGGAATATAATGGTGAAAACTGGAATCTTTATCCGGTACCGAATAATACCATCGTTAGATCACTAAAAGTTGTAGGAGATAGGATTTATACCGGTGCTTACATGGAAGCCGGATATTGGGAGCGGGATGATTTCGGAAAATTAAAATATACGAGTCTGGTGCCTAAGTTCTCTAATACCATTAATGATGGCGAGCAATTTTGGGATATCGAGTTTTTGGACGATCTCGTGATATTTAGAAGTTTCGCAGGAATTTATTTTTTTAATCCCCTGCAAGATGAGTTAACAAAAATGGAAAATCCCCTGGGAAAACCTGTTTCCGGGATTTTTAAACTGGATAACGAACTTTATTTTCAACTTGTTGGAGCAGGTCTTTTTAAATTTAGTAATGGAATTCCTGAAGCTATAATTCCATTCGATCAAATTGGTGAAAGGGCCATCATGCATCTCTATAAAAAAGATAAAGAGCTTGGTGTGATTTCAGGTAGGTCTGAATTTTTTACATGGAATGGAACCAGGCTTATTAAAGAGGATCAACAATTTAACAGGGAACTTGGAAACCCTAATATTCTGGATGTAGTAGATCTCGAAAATGGGGGAATTGTAATGGGTACCGTTGGCAAAGGTGTGGTTCAATTAGATGCCAACGGTGCAATAGTCAATATATTTAACCAGGAAAATATTTTGATGAATAATACGGTTCTAGATCTTTTTTTAGATGATTCTGGAAAAGTTTGGGCCGGCCTGGATTACGGTATTAGCAGTATAGATCTAAATTCAACATTTCGGTCTTTTCAGGATAACCGGGGGGAAATAGGTTCTGTTTATGCTTCATTTGAAATAAATGGGAATCTTTATCTGGGAACTAATCAGGGATTATACCTTAGAAAAGAAGGACGAAATAATTTTCAGCTTATTAAGGGGACCGAGGGACAGGTATGGTTCATTGATAGTGTTGGCCAGAATATTCTTTGTGGACATAATAATGGTACATTTTTAATTAATGAAGGGCGTGCTACAAAAATTTGTGACCGCCTGGGAACCTGGATAGTGAAAGAATATAAAGACGGAGTTTTTATTCAGGGACATTATAACGGAATTAGTTTTCTAAGACAAACTAATGAAAACCTGGAAGCTACCCCGATGCTTGAAAATTTCCCGCATTCTTCAAAATTTATTGAAATTAATAATGATGGCAATATTTGGATAAGCAATGAGCATAAAGGCGTTTTTAAATTACAGATCAATGATAGCCTTTCTCAAATAGCAAATGTCGAGAATTATACTTTTTCCAAAGAATCTGGTATAACGTCCAGTTTATTTCATTTTAATGATACCCTCTACTACAGTTCCAGAGAAACGATCTATAAGTATTTGAATGATTTAAACAAATTTTCGAAAGAGAATCGTCTAAATACTGTCATTTCCGGGATTAATAGGGTGTCCGGAAAAATGATAAGTGAAGGTAGAGAACAGAAATTATGGGGCTTTGGAGACGAGGGCATATTTTATATTGAGCCCGCAAAACTGAGTAAGAATTACAATCTTACTTCGGTATTTATAGAGCAGGATTTTAGAAATATTGCCATAGGATATGAGAATATTTCAAAATTTGAAGACTCTCAATACTTACTGGGTATAGCCAATGGGTATATAAAATTTAAAGATCCAAATGCTGGTCCCCGGGATATATCCGTTAGACTGAATAAGATTGAGGTAAGTGCACTCGATGCCATAGCCCAAAGGGTAAGAATAAGTGAATACACAGAATTTGATTTTAAACATAATAACATTGCTTTTCATTTTAGTGCCCCGGTACATGAAAAATATCAGGAATCACTTTATAGTTATAGACTCATAGGTTTAAGCCCTAATTGGAGTACATGGAGTGAATCACCTGAGGCAAATTTCAAGAACCTGGATTTTGGAGATTATACTTTTGAGGTAAAAGCAAAAATTGGCGATTATGAGACACCAATTGCAAACTATAAATTTGCCATAGACAGGCCCTTCTATTTGAGGACGTTCGCGCTGATTGGGTATTTAATAATATTCTTACTTATTCTACTACTGGTACATATTTTAAATAAAAGACACCATCTAAAAAATGTTGCTGAGAATGAACGTGCCCTCAAAATGAAAAATCTGGAAGCAGAACAGGAGATCATTAAGTTGAAAAATGAGAAGCTGGAACAGGACATGGCAAATAAGAATCGGGAGCTTGCTGTTTCTACGATGAGTCTTATTAAAAAGAACGAGTTTCTCACCAGTATTAAAGACAAGTTAAAGGAGTCTGAAGATTCTACCAAGATCCATTCAGTAATTAAAACTATAGATAAGGACATTAGCGAAGAGGATAACTGGAAATTTTTTAAAAAAGCATTTAGTAATGCCGATAAAGATTTTTTCAGAAAAATTAAAAGCAAGCATCCAGGGCTTACTTCAAACGATCTAAAATTATGCGCGTATTTACGTCTAAATTTATCTTCAAAAGAGATCGCACCCTTATTAAATATTTCTGTGAAAAGTGTCGAAATTAAACGATATCGATTGCGTAAAAAGATGGATTTAGACCGGGAAACAAATTTAACCGACTATATTCTCGATCTCTAA
- a CDS encoding metallophosphatase, translating into MGIIERLHNNKISKNFSFLTLSLLFSVFSLQAQESSSKDKGIVHSVYITSNTGLRSNESNQKILKQIVEASKKGDSSSLVIIGNLVPKEGFPDKDNGRDKVEQDLQKNLLDKISDFKGNIVFTPGYNEWQADAPDNIDDLESFLQDNSSAKFWPNDGCAIESESLSDDVQLIMVDSQWFIEDWDKHPYINNKCEIKTRAQFREEFNDELEDNQRKTVLVAVHHPIMTQSKIGFFEKIIGAGTQTERNPQLKELMGTLEALARQYNDVIFLSGKDQNLQYVQDDDVEQIIAGVTENPKKARPDKDNGDFAAYELGYARLNIYKDGSSNVEIFKVLESGSEKIFNKQISRERPTLDEVEWPDTRIGNTTMASVYTDEETDKDGLFRAIWGEHYRPLYSRDFEFPVLYLDTIPGNLEVLGAGGGHQSRSLGFKDEDDHEYTMRALKKSALQFLQSTVVTTHYVKEYLENTVAERYVQDFYTTAFPYGTFPAGRFMDELDIYHPNSNLYYVPKQEALGVYNEEYGDELYMFEAHVGGENKNLEIFGNADDILNTSDLLLDMRKSKDAYVDEDMFIRARLLDMLLGDWDRHEGQYEWAEFEDEEGKKRYLPIAKDRDQVFPRMDGLALSLLRMGFPPFRAMEEYSPMVKSPKWFNIAGYPLDKAFIRNAQWEDWEAQVDYIQNNITDDVIQEAFAVLPQDLAQDPYVAEIKEIMKARRGNLDKIAKEYYQHLAEFDMFTGTEEDDKFLITRKPNGITSVILKNENDEILAEKSYSSDVTREVWIYGLDGDDEFQIVGKGSDLVPLKVIGGEENDIYDFQNKRRAKLYDYKSKDNTIKTPGARKMLVDSYEINNYDPNKKKIRQYTFLPAADFNSDQGFSLGVNNTYTIKGLVRNPFTARHNVTANYYFATKGFDVGYSGEFAHIFHNWNFGLDAYYSSPNFVINYFGTGNDTEYDPDDIAKDYNRVKIEQWRFAPSLIYRKNNNVSFYIKPLVESMEIAYDEGRFVADTFEPTNDVFESQMYAGGELNYNYFNKDRVAFPSRGMELDLTAGYKTNIDDHDNKFAYVRPMLAIDYPLHESGFAAIATKIGGEAILGDNYEFYHAAKLGGGNRNSLRGYRNERFNGKYAFYQNIDIRSGITQFRTDFIPIRMGASLGFDYGRVWVDDDNSNDWHTNYGGSIFINAFKAFTGNIGYYVGDEGGRLNFTFNFDF; encoded by the coding sequence ATGGGCATTATAGAAAGACTACACAATAATAAGATTTCAAAAAATTTCAGTTTTTTAACCTTATCCCTACTATTTTCAGTTTTTTCACTACAGGCTCAGGAGAGTTCTTCTAAAGACAAAGGCATAGTACATTCGGTTTATATCACTTCAAACACGGGGTTGCGAAGCAATGAATCCAACCAGAAAATTTTAAAACAGATTGTAGAGGCCTCCAAAAAAGGGGATTCTTCCAGTTTAGTGATTATTGGTAACCTGGTTCCAAAAGAAGGTTTTCCAGATAAAGACAACGGTCGTGATAAAGTAGAACAGGATCTTCAGAAAAATTTGCTGGATAAGATCAGTGATTTTAAAGGTAATATTGTTTTTACCCCTGGCTACAATGAATGGCAGGCAGACGCACCAGATAATATTGACGACCTGGAGTCTTTTCTTCAGGATAATTCCAGCGCAAAATTCTGGCCTAACGATGGCTGTGCTATAGAATCTGAAAGTCTTAGTGACGATGTCCAGTTGATTATGGTAGATTCACAATGGTTTATAGAAGACTGGGACAAGCATCCTTATATCAACAATAAGTGTGAGATCAAAACCAGAGCTCAATTTCGTGAGGAATTCAATGATGAATTAGAAGATAATCAGCGTAAAACAGTGCTTGTAGCTGTACATCATCCAATAATGACTCAATCTAAGATCGGTTTTTTTGAAAAAATCATCGGTGCAGGAACTCAAACGGAAAGAAATCCGCAGTTAAAAGAATTAATGGGGACCCTTGAAGCCCTGGCAAGACAGTATAACGATGTGATCTTCTTATCTGGAAAAGATCAAAATTTACAATATGTACAGGACGATGATGTAGAACAGATCATTGCCGGAGTTACTGAAAATCCTAAAAAAGCAAGGCCAGATAAAGATAATGGCGATTTTGCAGCGTACGAGCTTGGTTACGCCAGGCTGAATATATATAAGGATGGAAGTTCAAATGTTGAGATTTTTAAGGTATTGGAATCTGGTTCAGAAAAGATATTCAATAAACAAATTTCTCGTGAACGTCCAACCCTGGATGAAGTAGAATGGCCTGATACCAGAATTGGAAATACTACTATGGCTTCTGTCTATACAGATGAAGAAACAGATAAAGACGGGCTTTTTAGAGCCATTTGGGGTGAACACTATCGTCCCTTATATAGCAGAGATTTTGAATTTCCTGTGCTTTACCTGGATACCATACCTGGGAACCTTGAAGTTCTTGGTGCAGGTGGCGGGCACCAGTCAAGATCCTTAGGTTTTAAGGATGAAGACGATCATGAATACACCATGAGAGCTCTTAAAAAAAGTGCGCTCCAATTTCTTCAAAGTACCGTAGTTACTACTCATTACGTAAAAGAATATCTTGAAAACACGGTAGCCGAAAGATATGTACAGGACTTTTATACCACAGCCTTTCCTTACGGAACCTTTCCAGCAGGAAGGTTTATGGACGAATTAGACATTTACCATCCCAACTCCAATCTTTATTATGTTCCAAAACAGGAGGCTTTGGGAGTTTATAATGAAGAATATGGAGATGAACTATATATGTTCGAAGCTCATGTTGGAGGGGAGAATAAAAACCTTGAGATCTTCGGAAATGCAGATGATATTTTAAATACGTCTGATCTTTTACTGGATATGAGAAAAAGTAAAGATGCATATGTAGATGAAGATATGTTCATAAGAGCAAGATTACTGGATATGTTACTGGGAGACTGGGACAGACATGAAGGCCAGTATGAATGGGCTGAATTTGAAGATGAAGAAGGCAAAAAGAGGTATTTACCAATCGCAAAAGACCGTGATCAGGTATTCCCTAGAATGGACGGATTAGCACTTTCTCTTCTAAGAATGGGTTTCCCTCCATTTAGAGCGATGGAAGAATACAGCCCAATGGTTAAAAGTCCAAAATGGTTTAATATAGCCGGGTATCCTTTAGATAAAGCTTTTATAAGAAATGCTCAATGGGAAGATTGGGAAGCTCAGGTTGATTATATTCAAAATAATATTACCGATGATGTAATTCAGGAAGCATTTGCAGTGTTACCTCAGGATCTGGCTCAGGATCCTTATGTTGCAGAGATTAAAGAAATTATGAAAGCGCGAAGAGGCAACCTGGACAAGATAGCGAAAGAGTATTATCAACATCTGGCTGAATTTGACATGTTTACCGGTACAGAGGAAGATGATAAATTTTTGATCACAAGAAAGCCAAATGGAATTACCAGCGTAATATTGAAAAATGAAAATGACGAGATCCTTGCTGAAAAATCATATAGTTCAGATGTTACCAGAGAAGTTTGGATTTACGGGCTGGATGGAGATGACGAATTTCAGATCGTTGGAAAAGGCTCTGATCTTGTCCCGTTAAAAGTGATTGGCGGGGAAGAAAACGATATTTATGATTTTCAAAATAAACGAAGAGCGAAACTCTATGATTATAAGAGTAAGGATAATACAATAAAAACTCCCGGTGCTCGTAAAATGCTGGTAGACTCTTATGAGATTAACAATTACGATCCAAACAAGAAGAAAATCAGACAATATACTTTTCTACCTGCTGCCGATTTTAACTCAGACCAGGGATTCAGTCTGGGTGTAAATAATACATATACCATAAAGGGGCTGGTTAGAAATCCTTTCACTGCAAGGCATAATGTAACCGCTAACTATTATTTTGCTACTAAAGGTTTTGATGTAGGATATTCAGGAGAGTTCGCCCATATATTTCACAATTGGAACTTTGGTCTGGACGCGTATTATTCCAGTCCTAATTTTGTGATCAATTATTTTGGAACAGGAAACGATACTGAATATGATCCTGATGATATCGCGAAAGATTATAACCGTGTTAAAATAGAGCAATGGAGATTTGCACCTTCGCTGATCTATAGAAAAAATAATAATGTAAGCTTTTATATTAAGCCGCTGGTGGAATCTATGGAAATCGCCTATGATGAAGGTAGATTCGTTGCCGATACCTTTGAACCAACCAATGATGTATTTGAAAGCCAGATGTACGCTGGAGGGGAGCTTAATTACAACTACTTTAATAAGGATCGTGTTGCCTTCCCATCAAGAGGAATGGAACTGGATCTAACCGCGGGATATAAGACAAACATCGATGATCACGACAATAAGTTTGCCTATGTAAGACCAATGCTTGCGATAGATTACCCTCTGCATGAAAGTGGTTTTGCTGCAATAGCGACCAAAATTGGTGGTGAGGCAATTCTTGGAGATAATTATGAATTTTATCATGCCGCCAAACTTGGAGGAGGAAACAGGAATAGTCTTCGAGGATATAGAAATGAACGTTTCAACGGTAAATATGCTTTTTATCAGAATATTGATATTAGAAGTGGTATCACTCAGTTTAGAACCGACTTTATCCCAATTAGAATGGGGGCAAGTTTAGGTTTTGATTATGGTAGAGTTTGGGTAGATGATGATAACAGTAATGACTGGCATACCAACTATGGTGGTTCTATCTTTATCAATGCCTTTAAAGCCTTTACAGGTAATATAGGATACTATGTGGGTGATGAAGGAGGAAGACTGAATTTCACTTTCAATTTTGACTTCTAA
- a CDS encoding haloacid dehalogenase type II — translation MKNKIETLIFDVNETLLDLEPLKKSIDEALGNDHASQVWFAELLQYSLVESLTDSYHDFSELASAIFKMNAKKYHKDFSDNEIKKILSPINKLEPYPDVVPGLKQLKNSGFQLVAFSNGKPSVLKEQLEFARLSEYFDKILSIDSIKKYKPHSASYKYALKEANSNSENSMMVAAHGWDITGAMRAGLQTAFIQRPGKFVFPLSEKPTIETTTIQSLADKLD, via the coding sequence ATGAAAAATAAGATCGAAACACTAATTTTTGATGTAAACGAAACATTACTGGACCTGGAGCCTCTTAAAAAAAGCATCGATGAAGCGCTGGGAAATGATCATGCATCCCAGGTATGGTTTGCTGAACTGCTTCAATATTCACTGGTAGAATCTCTAACGGACTCTTATCATGACTTTAGCGAGCTTGCTTCGGCTATATTTAAAATGAATGCTAAGAAGTATCACAAAGATTTTTCTGATAATGAAATTAAGAAAATCCTAAGTCCAATAAATAAACTGGAACCTTACCCTGACGTAGTACCCGGTTTAAAACAGCTGAAAAATTCGGGATTTCAATTAGTTGCTTTTAGTAATGGAAAGCCTTCTGTTTTAAAGGAGCAACTGGAGTTTGCGCGTCTATCAGAATATTTTGATAAGATTTTAAGCATTGATTCTATCAAAAAATACAAACCACATTCAGCATCTTATAAATATGCTTTAAAGGAGGCAAATTCTAATTCAGAAAACTCCATGATGGTTGCTGCCCACGGATGGGATATAACAGGAGCCATGAGAGCTGGATTGCAAACAGCTTTTATACAACGTCCCGGGAAGTTTGTTTTTCCTTTATCTGAGAAACCAACTATAGAAACCACAACCATTCAATCTTTAGCTGACAAATTGGACTAG